Sequence from the Aspergillus nidulans FGSC A4 chromosome III genome:
CGGCAAGGCAGAAACCAAACGGGCGGAAGCCCTCAGAGCGACGGACTTTGATCTCTGGGGTATTTAAAGTTGAGGGAGGGCAAAAAGATGTCGGAGTAGACAAAGAGGGGAAAAAGCAGGCGAGATAGCTGAGTTGCCGGTCTCCCCTCCCCTTAACAGCTTTCACTAACAGCACAGCCTAACACTACTGACTGTACTAGTAATCGCTGCGATGCAATCAACGGCGTTCTGGAAGGCGGTCGATGGGCGCGGAGTAAAACGAGGAGTTCAGAGGTCAGTTCGAGAATAAATGATACACTCCTGCCAGGAAAGGGATGATTTTAAATTATAGTCAAATATGTGTTGATGATCGTGCTACTGCTATTATTAAAAGCGTTTTGAAGGAGGACCATACCCACTTGAGAGAGGTGTCTCAGTTCTGGATGGAGTCCATGCTTCTATTTAGAGCGGCCGTTTCTCTCGTACTAAGATTCAGTCTATTGTGCTTCGGAATggccgaagaaaagcaataCCAAGCTGTCGTGGAGAGAGGTGAATGGCAGTACTCTGCCTCCCCACTGGTTTCTTACGGTCTTCTACTCTGTACCTATGCCTGGTTGCCTAAGGTCTGTCTGTGTATTAGAACGGGGTCGGATCGATCTTGTCAGCATGCAAGCCGACACAAAGTCTCAGCTCAGCTGGCTTGGACTCGACCTTCCACTCTTATTATTTCCAGTTAAGAAACTAATGCCCATTCAACGGCAAATGTATCTCTGCCAGATTGTAAATTGTAGACAGAGATCGTTCGATGTACGAGTAAGGCGTCCAAGGTACACTTTTGTAGGGCTTCTGGAAGGTTCAGCCCAGTTTCGAAATAGTATAGCGCTATTGTGTATAGAAGCCATCCATAAGAGTAAAATTGAAGATGGATGAGGTCTTAGTATTCTGTATACTGTTGAAGCTCGCTTATGGCGGCTATCAAGGCTATCCCTTTGCGGCCAGCGGCAGGGCAACCACCCAGAGCCCAACATCCGGCGTCAATCCAGTCATCATAGGTATCCTCCTCTCTAACATAGTACCGATACCTACCCTATTCGACACTCTCTATTCATTCCCCGGTTTCTCGCGCCCCCGATCTCCTCCCTCGATCTGGGCCGTTTGGCTGAGCCGCCCGGTCAATTTCCACCCCTCTCTCCGCCCTCACTTCGAGGCATTGTACCTTGGCTCCCCACCAGCCACTTGGGAAGGCCGCTTTTCTTTCAATCGCGACATCAAGCCTTGACCTCTACTTCTGTCTCACCGTTTACTTTCAAGTCTCTTTTATTGTCTCCAGTAAGAACTGCTGGTGAGTCTTTTGAAAATTTCAACGTTCTTTCTCCGGAAGGCTCCTGCTTCCGCCCTCGATATCCCGTCCGTGTCTAACCATTTTGCTCCGCCTTCTCCTACAGCTCCTGCTGTGGTCGTCGGGCTTAGGAACCTTGGAGGTTTAGGTGTCTGCACCTTTCCCCGCAGAGAGAACATATGATCCCATGCCTACTCACGCCACGCCCGGGCCAGCTTCTAGTTCCACAATGTCCAGTCATGTGCCCGCCGTAACCGCCCCTACACCCTCCACAGTCAGCGAAAACTCGGCGTCCAAAGACTCTCATAGCTCCCCAATGCCCGAATCAAAGCCGGTCTCCGTGAATCGCAAGAAAcagaagcgaagagaaaaGGCAGCTCGTTTAGCGGCGCAGCGTCAAGCAGCAAACGGACATGCGCCGAGTGACACATTGGACGTAAACGGCTCCAGTTCAACGGTGCTCGATAACGACGTATCGCATGAGCAAAGCGGCGGCGGTTATGATGACAAAAGCGAGAAAGTACTGAACGGACATGGACACAACACCCAGGAGCTCCCGCATCCGTCCGAACATGATCCACAAGGAACAACTAGTCGAAAATCCAAAAAGAAACGAGGGAAGAAGGGCCGTAATGGATCGCAAGCAAGCTCAACGCCGATGTCGACTCCTTCAATATCGCTCTCCAACGCTCCACGCCCACCTTTATCGTCGCATTTCGGTTCCCAATCCTCCTCGAAGTTGTTGAAAGAACGCAGCATCTGGAACACTTCAAcgcaagaagaacgagaaaaTATCAAGACCTTCTGGCTTGAGTTaggcgaggaggagcggcgCCAGCTCGTCAAGGTGGAAAAGGATGCGGTATTGAAAAAGATgaaggagcagcagaaaCATTCGTGCAGCTGTACTGTATGCGGCAGGAAACGGACAGCaattgaggaggagctcgaagTTCTCTACGACGCCTATTACGACGAGCTTGAACAGTACGCCAACAACACCCAGGGATCATTCGAACGAGGACCGGCGATACTCCCACCACCCGGACTGTACCAACCGCCGCTGCGGTCTCCTGGCCAACATACCCACACACATGGCCAATTCCATCCCTCACGAGGTCGAATCCACGAGcccgaagatgatgaagacttAGAGGAGGACtatgacgaggatgaagaggacgatgagccATATAGCGATGAGGAGtacgaagatgacgaaggaAGTGCTGCGCGCGCTGACTTTTTCGCGTTTGGCAATAGTCTGACTGTCAAAGGTAAGTCGCCTGAAATATACTTCTGCTAAACCTGAGGCTGATTTCGGGTTCTGTCTCTACTTCATTAAATTCAGATGGAATTCTTACAGTTGCAGACGACCTATTAAAAAACGACGGAAAGCACTTCATCGATATGATGGAGCAATTGGCGGAGCGGCGCATGCAGCGCGAGGAGGACACGCAATACGGCATAGCAGCAGCACACCAATCTCTTCACAGCAGTCATAACCATGGTCCGCTAGATGACGAGGATtacgacgacgaggaggatgaggactACGATAgtcaggaggaggaagaatacgaggaagacgaaatGGTTTGTCGCACAGACTGCTACAGTACCAAGAACTCGAACTGATGATGTTAGGACGCCATGACGGAAGAACAGCGCATGGAGGAGGGCCGACGCATGTTTCAGATATTTGCAGCTCGAATGTTTGAGCAGCGGGTGTTGACAGCCTATCGCGAGAAAGTAGCTgaacagcgccagcagaagcttattgaagagctccttgaagaggagaacTTAAACGAGCAGCGCAACGCCAAGAAAGCTAGGGAAGCCCAGAAACgaaaagacaagaagagaCTCGCCAAGTTagcaaaggatgaagaaaaggCTCGAAGAGAGGCGCAGAAGGCTGCAGAGGAAGCTGCCGCTaaagctgagcaggagaggaagctCGAGGAACAACggaaaaagaaggaggagcaacGGAAGAAGCGGGAAGCTGAACGGAAagcgcaggaagaagagcgtgCTCGTaaagaagctgaaaagcACAAACGTCTGCGAGAGGAACGAGAAAGGCAAGAGGAAGCTGAACGGAGGCAGCGTGAacagaaggagcaggagaagaagcgacgAGAGGAGGCTAAACGAAAGGAGCGTGAGGAGCGAGAATTGAGAGAGCAAAAAGCCAAGCAGGAACGAGAGCGTAAAGCTCAAGATGAGCAGTCGAGGAGGGAACGGGAACGAGTTGCGCAGGAACAAGCCAAGCGGGCGCCGAACTTGCAGCCTGTGTCTCCTGTGTCCCCTCCTCCGGAGTCTGCGACGCCTGTGGTTTCTAAAGCTCCAACGCCCGCTAAAGGCCGACGCCCTTCTCAGCAGGGGTCACATAGCTCGTCTCCACGCTCCCAATCAGCCAGCGCAGAGGCGTCCCAGGTGTCTCCGCGGTCCGCTCCTCTATCGCAATCATCGGGGTCATCTATTCCCAAATACGGCTCTGGTCATCCcattctccatcctcatccaggagctcctATGTCTCCTTTGGGTCGAACGCATCCTCCTGGGCTTTCTCCATCCAATCCTCCAGGGCTGTCGGGCTTAGTTCCGCGACCTCCAATGGGCCATGAGTTACCCACATATCCTCCACATTCAAGTCCCTACATGAACCAGCTCCGGGGATTTCCCGCCCCCAATGGTATTCCTGTACTTCCAGGGATGAACGGCACACGCCCAATGCCCCCAGGTCGAGGATTCCCTCTTGATGCGCCCGGTATTCCTTTCCATGCCCAGCCGCCATTCTCTGGTATCTTCTCACCGCAGCCAAGTGGCTTGCCGCATGGCCATTCAAGGCAGCCGTCGAATTCCTTTGAACGATCTCCTCTTGACACGAGCGCTCAGCCATTCCCAATATCCCGACCTAGCCCTATCAAACGCCCACCTAGTACTCAACAGGAACAGCGCAACTCTCGGCGGGATGTGGACGATCTCAGCGCACAACTGGGTAGCAGTGCACTGCTCGATGACTCCGACGTTCCCCTCACTTCTTCACAACTTTCTCAATCCCTTCCTGGAACAACGCCCGCCCCTGTAATGCCAGGTCCTGCACGAGCCAGCTTTGCCGGCTCCTCACTATTCCCGGATCCTCTTAGTGGTGAGTTTGTATTTGGCAACGTCATGATATTAGCTAATGGAACTTCTAGTGGCCAAGCATGCCAATTTCCCCGTCAGTCCTGTTATAGGCGGCAGCACGTGGGGTGCCCAGATGCCCTTCGGAGCCCCGTTCCCGGGCGGTCCAACATGGGGATACACGCCAGGTTAGTACTGAGTCAAGCGTCATTCTTGATCCAGCTAACGTGAGTATAGCGAATAATAACTGGCCAGCCAATAACAACGCTTTTGGTGCTGGCATCCATCATCGCGCACACACGTCTCGGCCTGTTGCGATTCGACTTCTTGTAATTCAGGCCTGCAAGCAATTGAGTACCATGAGCCCTTCTAAGGATTCAGGCGGGTATCACGATGTTAATGCGGTTCTCCGCCAAGTTGAGCAACTACGACCATCGAATGAGCCTTCCATATCTCTCAAGGAGATGCTTGACATTTGTGATACCGAGGGAAACGCGCAAAATGGCGGCGGGACATTCTCAATCAAGAGCGGCCAGACAGGCGAGCTCGTCAAGTTTGAGCCTGACGCCGTTAGCACAACCACGGGCCACCGCGGCAGCATTGTCCCCGGCGAGATCGGAAGTCCCATTCCTAGCAGTACCATGCCGGCTCTTGGAGGAATCGGCCTTGGTACACCcccttcctctgctcttcggcaattttcttctccaaccacgGGTTTCTAGTCTAGGCGTTTCGGATGAACCAGGGGGTTCCTTtcaatcagcttcttcatcaacgtTTTGGGATGGATTATAAGTTCTCACGGGTTAAGGTTAAAGCGTCATCTCATCTTTCGTCCtatcctcatcttcatcttcctcccgcTTCTCATTTAACTCCACCTCCCATCACCACTTCAATCTTCTCCCAATTGCGCACATGTCCTTGATACGATATGATActttccatcctccttccatcctcccttcctctaTCCGTTTTATGAATGACATTGTTTGTGTTCGTGTTACTCTTCTACCCAACAACTTCATTGCTGTTGTTCTACATTTCTCCCTTAAACTATCCATGGACATTGCCGTCATATCATGTATTCTTTTTACCCTTACGTATGCTAGGCCACAGAGCCAAAACATGGCATACATGGTTCCTGCTCGTTTTATTCTCGAACAATGCATACACAACTCGGGGTTCATATCTCGTGGGTATCACGGTTTACTTACCTTCGTTTTGACTCCATATGTAATTCTCGTAATGCTATCCCATATGTACCAGGTAGTATCGCAGTAGGGTGGAGGAAAAATTCATTACACGGTCGAGCCTGAAACACCCATCACCTGAACGGAACACTCAAGTACGAATTTATATCGAAGTCCCCATCTTATCTCTCGACTTCGGTAGGTAACGAGTGGTGTTCCTAGGGTACTTCTCACCCAAACCACTTTTAATGGAGACACGATAAAACCCCACCGACTTCGCTCGTCTATTGACATCCGCCCAAATTAACTCCTGTCCCGACTTTCCAGGAGCTTGTTCAACTAGTATGGTAAGTGCGAGTAAAGGGCCTTACGGTACTCTTGTAGTTTAAAGTTTAAATGGCATCCACACAGAGGTTCCATGTTACCAGTCGCCCGTCCCTGAAGAGGTAGTACACATCCATGACTTGCTTTGGAAGGAAGTACATAGGGGCCCCGTCTATCATCCTTTCCTTTACTATGGGAATTCAGACCTTCATCCGCCTTGCTAATAGTGCTTTTGCTATGTCTCCTGAGAGAAAAATGCCTTGAACGTACTGTATCTGCTTCTCAATTTACGCTTCAGTTAGGGAGTCAGACAGACCCTAAATAGCGGATACAAATGGTACTAACGCCACCTTTTAGAAGTACATCATTGATATAACAGCCCTAGAAGGAACAACGGAGGGCGCGAAAAAGACTGTGTCATGGTATTGAGAGAAATGCTCAACGGCAAACGAAGGGAATCTTTCTTACATACATATATCAGCATACAGATCAAAACAAACGCACTAAGCCTAACAGGTTAGGGGAGGGTGATTGTTGTAAGGCAGTATAGGCCAGCAGCACTGTATAAAATGCTCGCCTCAAGCATCGAGCTCGCTCACTATAACAGATACAACCGTAATTGACATATATTTACCACCGATGGCATGCCTATGTCGCAGTTTACTTGAAACATCCAAGATTCAAGTCTAAGATCTGGGATCCGTAACCACGCCCTCAAACTCCCTCGCGCGGATATACTCGAGCGTGCGGTAAAAATGTCTTTTGGGGTTCTCGAGCGCCGGATTCGGCTCGTCCTGGTCTGTTTGGAGATTCGAGTGGATGAGCTCGATCAGGCCATTGAGGTACTTTGTCGTCACGGTTTCGTTCTGCTGGTCGAAGTAGTAGACGTAGCGGTTGAGAATCTCGACGAAGAGCTCCACTGAGACGGCGGTGTCCATGCAGGCGTCTGCGACGCGGAGGGCGCGCTGTAAGCATTCAAGGACGCGTTTGCCGTCGCGGTAAAGCTGGTCTCGTTTAGCACAGTAGGATGGCAATCAGGGGGCTGTGGACGACGTACGTTCTTGGGgtcctcttcgcctctgtGCGGGTTTTCGATGACCCACCAGAGATGACTAGCTAGGTATACTGCGCGACATTGATCGGGTTTTTTGAGAAGTTTACTACCGTGAAGGGCGGCCTTCGTGATGAGGGTGTCATAGTTTTCTTTGGAGAAGCCTCGGGTGCCGTGGAgggcgccggcgatgatgcagaCGGCTTGAAATTGGGCGCGGGAATCGCTGATGGAATCCTCGTAAATGGTAAAAGCTTGGGCGAAGAACTCGTAGCTGAATTCTTCGAAGCCTGTCTGATCGGCTACTTCACCGCACATTACGAATAGGCGCAGTGCAAGATCGGCGCATCCGGGGTTGACGCGTTGGTATAAATTGTTGACGCACTGATGCATGAAGCGGTATAGCGCTGACGATTGTGATTGCCAATTGTCATCGTAATGCTCGCGAGATTTGAGTTTCCGTGCCAGACGGATCGAGGAGCTAACAATTGCGGGAAAGGTGT
This genomic interval carries:
- a CDS encoding putative stress response protein Nst1 (transcript_id=CADANIAT00005444), which encodes MSSHVPAVTAPTPSTVSENSASKDSHSSPMPESKPVSVNRKKQKRREKAARLAAQRQAANGHAPSDTLDVNGSSSTVLDNDVSHEQSGGGYDDKSEKVLNGHGHNTQELPHPSEHDPQGTTSRKSKKKRGKKGRNGSQASSTPMSTPSISLSNAPRPPLSSHFGSQSSSKLLKERSIWNTSTQEERENIKTFWLELGEEERRQLVKVEKDAVLKKMKEQQKHSCSCTVCGRKRTAIEEELEVLYDAYYDELEQYANNTQGSFERGPAILPPPGLYQPPLRSPGQHTHTHGQFHPSRGRIHEPEDDEDLEEDYDEDEEDDEPYSDEEYEDDEGSAARADFFAFGNSLTVKVADDLLKNDGKHFIDMMEQLAERRMQREEDTQYGIAAAHQSLHSSHNHGPLDDEDYDDEEDEDYDSQEEEEYEEDEMDAMTEEQRMEEGRRMFQIFAARMFEQRVLTAYREKVAEQRQQKLIEELLEEENLNEQRNAKKAREAQKRKDKKRLAKLAKDEEKARREAQKAAEEAAAKAEQERKLEEQRKKKEEQRKKREAERKAQEEERARKEAEKHKRLREERERQEEAERRQREQKEQEKKRREEAKRKEREERELREQKAKQERERKAQDEQSRRERERVAQEQAKRAPNLQPVSPVSPPPESATPVVSKAPTPAKGRRPSQQGSHSSSPRSQSASAEASQVSPRSAPLSQSSGSSIPKYGSGHPILHPHPGAPMSPLGRTHPPGLSPSNPPGLSGLVPRPPMGHELPTYPPHSSPYMNQLRGFPAPNGIPVLPGMNGTRPMPPGRGFPLDAPGIPFHAQPPFSGIFSPQPSGLPHGHSRQPSNSFERSPLDTSAQPFPISRPSPIKRPPSTQQEQRNSRRDVDDLSAQLGSSALLDDSDVPLTSSQLSQSLPGTTPAPVMPGPARASFAGSSLFPDPLSVAKHANFPVSPVIGGSTWGAQMPFGAPFPGGPTWGYTPANNNAFGAGIHHRAHTSRPVAIRLLVIQACKQLSTMSPSKDSGGYHDVNAVLRQVEQLRPSNEPSISLKEMLDICDTEGNAQNGGGTFSIKSGQTGELVKFEPDAVSTTTGHRGSIVPGEIGSPIPSSTMPALGGIGLGTPPSSALRQFSSPTTGF